From Amycolatopsis sp. WQ 127309:
GTCCTGTTCTGGCACAAGGACGGCTACTCGACGGCGTGCGGCCACGGCACCATCGCGCTCGGTGCGTGGGCGGTCCGCACCGGCCGGGTTTCCGCGGCCCCGGACGGCGTCACCGACGTCGTCATGGACGTCCCGTCCGGCCGGGTGACGGCGGCGGTGTCCTGTGTGGACGGTGTGGTGCAGCGGGTGTCGTTCCGGAACGTGGATGCCTACGTGATGGGCCGGGACGTCGAGGTGCCGACGAAGCGTGGCCCGGTGCGCGTCGACGTCAGCTACGGCGGCGCCATCTACGCGTCGGTCCCGGCGGCGGCGCTGGGGCTGCGCGTGGTTCCGGAGCACTACGCCGAGCTGGTCGCCGCCGGTCGTGAGATCAAGTGGGCCCTGGACGCGACCGCGTGGGCCACCCACGCCGGCGACAGCCGCCTGAGCGGCGTCTACGCGACGATGATCTACGACGACTTCGGGGACACGCCCGCGGGTCCGCACCAGCGCAACATCACGGTGTTCGCCGACGGTCAGGCCGACCGTTCGTCTTGTGGTTCCGGCACTTCCGCGCGGCTCGCGCTGCTGGCCGCCGACGGCCGGCTGCCCGCCGGCGCCGTCCTGACCCACGACTCGATCATCGGGACGACGTTCACCGGGCGCGTCGTCTCGACCGCCGTTTCGGGTGCGGTGGCCACCGAAATCGAGGGCACGGCGTACCAGACCGGCGAATGCTCCTTCGGCCTCGATCCGGCCGACGACCTGGGAACGGGGTTCGTACTGCGATGACCACGACCATTGTGGGCGGCGGCAACATGGGCGAAGCGCTCCTGGCCGGCCTGCTCGCCGGCGGCGCCACTGCCGAGATCACCGTCGTCGAGCCGGCTCCGGCGCGAGCGGAGTACCTGCGTTCGCGCTACGACGTCACGGTGACTTCGCTGGCCGAGGCCGTGCCGAAGGCGGAGACGTTGCTGATCACGGTGAAGCCGTACCACTTCACCGCGCTCCTTGACGAGCTGGCTTCGCTGGTGACGCCGGGGCAGCTGATCGTGTCGGCGGTGGGCGGGACGCCGACGTCGAGCATCGAGGCGCGGCTGCCGGGCGAGCCGGTGGTGGTGCGGAGCATGCCGAACCTGCCGGTGTCGGTGGGCGCGGGCACGATCGCGATCAGCGCCGGCCGGTACGCCGGTGCTGCCGACCTCGACCGCGTGAAGACGCTGCTGGCGCCGCTGGGCCGGGTCGTCGCGGTGCAGGAGAGCCAGCTGGACACCGTGACGGCGCTATCGGGTGGCGGCCCGGCGTACTTCGCCCTGCTGGCCGAGGCGATGATCGACGCCGGAGTCCTCGCGGGCCTCCCAAGGCCGTTGTCGGCGGAGCTGGTCCTCGCAACGGCGGCGGGATCGGGCCGCATGCTGGGCGAGCCGGACGCCGACCCGGCCCAGCTACGCGCGGCGGTCTGCAGCCCGGGCGGCACGACGATCACGGCGATCCAGGAACTGGAGAGCAGCGCCTTCCGAGCAGCGGTGATGGCCGCAGTGGTCGCGGCCCGAGACCGCTCACTGGAGATGGGCCGCTGACCCGTCGCTGTGCCGGACTTCGGGCCACCCGGACCTTGCCTGCGCGCGGCGGTCGTGAGGGTCCGGCAGTGCCGAAGTCCGTGAATGCCACATCGAGGGACATAGTGTCCGTGAATGTGGCATTCACGGACTTCGGGCTGTCCGGTGCGGCGAGGCGGGAAGCCAGATCTTGGCGGAGCCGCGGCAGCTCCGGCCGCGGGAGCCATGAGCGAGGTGGGCCAGCCGCCGCGACCCCCGCCGCCCCAGCTTCAGCAGCTGCCGCTGCGGCGAGGTGGCTCCGATGAGGCGGTGGCCTCGGGTGAGGTCGCCGTCGGCCCCGGCGGGGTGGGCGTGCCGGACTTCGGGGCGGCCGGGACCTGCCTGCGCGTGGGGAGCGTGAGGGGCCGCCGCTCAAGTCCGTGAATGGCACATTGAGGGACATAGTGTCCGTGAATGTGGCATTCACGGACTTTCCAGGGGCGGCGGAGCGTCAGGGGCGGCGGGGGCGGGGGGCGCCCGGGACCAGGCGTTCCCGCAGGGACGCCAGCAGTTCTGTGTTCGCCGAGACTGAGCTGGGGTCTTTTTTGGCGATCGCCAGCAGCAGGCAGTCCAAGACCAGCGTCGTGCTCAGGCCCTCCTGCGTGAGGCCGCTCGGCGAGCGTGTTGCCGTGAGCGTGACGTCGACCTGACTGTCCAAAGTGGCGCCCAGTGAGTCCGTGAGCAGCAGGACGCCCGCTCCGGAGGACCGCGCGTGGCGGACCAGCGTCGTCATGTCCGGTAGCAGGCGCTCCGGTGCGTTCAGCACCACGACGTCGCCCGCCTCGATGGTGAGGAGTTCGTCGGCGAGGCGGAAGCCCGTCGCCGATGTGCTGCGGGCCCGCCGGCCCAGACGCTGCAGGCGGGTCGCGAGGTAGCGCACCGGCAGCTCCGAGACGCCCAGGCCGTAGCCGAGCACCGTGTTCGCGCCCGCCAGCAGCTCGACCGCCGCCGTGAAGGCCGGTTCGGACAGCAGCCTGCGGGTTTCGGTGAGGCGGTCGACGGACTCGGCGAGCAGCTCGTCCAGCAGGGACGTCGTGTCGTCGCCGGCCTGCTCGACGCGCTTGCGCAGCCGGGCGGCCGGGGTGTCGGAGACGACGTCCCGGCCCACCGCGCGCTTCAGCTCGGGCAGGCCCGAGTAGCCGAGGGCCTTGACCGTGCGGATGACGGTCGCGTCGCTGGTCCCGCTCAGCGCGCCCAGCTCGCCCGCCGTGGACAGCACGATCATCCCCGGGTGCTTCCACAGGTACTCGGCGACGCGCCGCTCGGCGGCCGAGAGGTCCCCGATCCGCCGGCCGATCCGGTCGGCCAGCGGCTCACTTCCGTCGTCGCTCACGGAGCGCAGCCTACCCAGCTTCGTCAGCGGGACTCGGCGTCGACGCGGGTCGTGACGCCGGTTTCGACGATCGTGCGGGTCGCCTCCACCGAGGCGTAGGTCCACAGGATCCGCATCGGCTCGGTCGCCGACGCGTTGCGGAACCGGTGCGGCGTGCCCGCGTCGACGTACGTCGTGTCCCAGCGCGACAGCCGGTGCTCGACGCCGTCGATCTCGGCGATCGCCTCGCCGTCGAGGATCACGACGCTCTCCGGGCAGTTGTGCGTGTGCAGCGGGATGCCCGCGCCGCCCTCGAACGCCGTGGTGCCGTTCAGGAACACCCGCGCGCCGATCGCCCGGGTCACCAGCGGCACGGTGCTCGCGCCGCCGCCGCGGTTGTGCGCCGGCAACGCAGCAGGCCGCAGCACGGAGGCTGGAAACCCGGCCGGTGGTGCGGCCGGGCCGGTCCACACGGTCTTGGTGTTGACGAACTCCTGGATGCCCTCCGCGCCCAGCTCCCGGCCGTACCCGGACTTCTTGATCCCGCCGAACGGCAGCCGCGCGTCGGAGGCGACCAGGCCGTTGACGAACACCGCGCCCGCGTCCAGCTCCCGGACGAGGTGGGCGGCACGGCCGAGGTCGCGGGTCCACAGCGCCGCGCCGAGCCCGAACTCCGTCCGGTTGGCGAGCGCGATCGCCTCGGTGACGTCGGTGACGCGGGTGATCGCCGCGACCGGCCCGAACGTCTCCTCGTCGAAGGCCGCCATCCCCGGCGTGACGTGGTCGAGCACCGTCGGCGGGTAGAAGAACCCCGGTCCGTCGACGACTTCCCCGCCCAGCAGCAGCTTCGCCCCGGCGGCCACACTGCGTTCGACCTGGTCGTGCAGCGTCGCGCGCAGGTTCTCGCGGGCCAGCGGGCCGAGGTCGGTGCCCGGCGAGCCGGGGTGTCCGATCCGCAACGCGGCGACCGCGGTGGTGAACGCCTCGACGAACTCGTCGGCCACGGCGTCTTCGACGATGAACCGCTTGGCGTTGACGCAGCTCTGGCCGCCGTTGACGAACCGCGCCCGCACGGCCGTCGCCGCGGCGGCCGGCACGTCGGCGTCGGCCAGCACCACGAACGGGTCGGACCCGCCGAGTTCGAGCACCTGCTTCTTCAGCGCCGCGCCGGCCTGCGCGGCGATGATCGTGCCGACCTGGGTGGACCCGGTGAACGTGACCGCGGCGATCCGGTCGTCGGCGATGAGCCCGGCCACCGCGTCCGCCTCCACCAGCAGTGTGGCGCACAGCCCGGCCGGCGCACCGGCGTCGCGGAGCACCTCCGCGATGGCCAACGCGCACTGCGGGACGGTGCCCGCGTGCTTGAGGATCGTTCCGTTGCCCGCGGCCAGCGCGGGCGCGGCGAAGCGGAAGAACTGCCAGAACGGGTAGTTCCACGGCATCACGGCCAGCACTACGCCGAGCGGGTCGTAGACGACCTTGCTCTCGCTGGCGTTCGACACGACCGGCCGGTCGGCGAGGTACGCCGGCGCGTGCTCGGCGTAGTGCTCGCACGTCACCGCGCACTTCTCGATCTCGGCTTCGGCCTCGGCGAGCGGCTTGCCCATCTCCGCGGTGATCAGCCGGGCGTACTTTTCTTTGCCCGCACGCAGCACGCGGGCCAGCTCACGCAGCAGACCGACCCGCTCGGTGACGTCGAGGGTGCGCCAGCGGGCCTGGGCACCGGCGGCCGCGTCGAGCGCGGCGTCGACCTCGGCGGGGGAGTGCGGGGTGAACCGGGCCAGCTCGACGCCGCTCGCCGGATCGACGGACAGGATCATCGGACTCCAGTCTTGTTCAGGGTGCGGACGACGGCTTCGGCGAACGCGGCGGTGCCGAGTGCGCCGCCGAGGTCGCGGGTGCGGGTGGCGGGGTCGTCGAGCACGGCGTCGACGGCGGCGACGATCAGCTCGGCCGCCTTGACCAGGCCGGGATCGCCGTCGCGGCGGCCGCGCCAGTCGAGCAGCATCGCGGCGGAGAGGACGAGCGACGTCGGGTTGGCGACGCCGAGCCCGGCGATGTCGGGCGCGGACCCGTGCTGGGCCTGGCCGACGCACAGGTCGTGACCCGCGTTGACCGACCCGGCCAGGCCGAGGCCGCCGGACAGCTCGGACGCCTCGTCGGACAGGATGTCGCCGAACATGTTGGTGGTGACCACGACGTCAAACCGGTCCGGCGTGCGGATCAGCAATGCGGCGGCGGCGTCGACGATCAGCTCGTCCAGCTCGACGTCGGGATACCGCTCGGCGACCGCCCGGACCTCGCGCAGGAACAGGCCGTCGGACAGCTTGAGCACGTTGGCCTTGTGCACCGCGGTCACCTTGTGCCGCCGCCCGCGCGCCAGCTCGAACGCGGCCACGGCCACCCGCTCGGACGCCTGCGCACTGACCTTGCGGACCGCCAGCGCGAGATCGGGGCCGGGCATGAACTCGCCGTTGCCCGCGTGCATGTTGCGGTCCGCGTAGAAGCCTTCGGTGTTCTCCCGCACGATCACCAGGTCCATCGGGGAGCGCAGCAGGCTCAGCCCGGCGCGCGAGCGGCACGGCCGGATGTTGGCGAACAGCTCGAACACCGTGCGCAGCTCGGCCGACGGGTTGATGCCGCCGTCCACGCGCGGCGGGTACTCGTAGTGCGACACCGGGCCGAGCAGCACGCCGTCGACCTGCGGGATCCGGGTCAGCACTTCGGCGGGCAGCGTGGTGCCGGCCGCGGCCAGCGACGCGAGGCCGATGTCGTGGGTCTCGAAGGCCAGGTCGAGGCCGAGCAGGGCGTCGGCGGCGGTGAGGACGTCGAGGGTGGCGGCGGTGATCTCGGGGCCGATGCCGTCACCCGGCAGGACGAGGATTCTCATGAGGGCCTTCCGGTCAGAAGTGCCGCCAGGTGCGGCCGCAGCCGCTCGGCGAGCAGGCGGTAGCCGTCGGCACCCGGGTGCAGGCCGTCGACGAGCAGGTGGGCGTCGTCCGGGCCGAAGACGGACGGGCCGTCCAGCACGGGCAGGCCGTGCGCGGCGGCCGCGACCTCGGCCCGGACGTCCGCGAGGGTCAGCCCGAGCGCGTTGCGCTGGTCCTCGCGGTCCGGGGCGTGCAGGGGCGTGGTCAGCAGGATCGGGGTGTCCGGGTGGCCGTCCCGGATCGTGCGCACGAACCCCTCCAGCGCGGGCCCGAGCGAACGCGGGGAAAACGTTGCGGCGCCGTGGATGTTGACGCCGACACAGAGACTGATCACGTCGGCTCCGGTGTCGCGGATGTAGCGCGCCACGGCCGGGTCGAGGTGGCATTCCCCGGCGAACCCCAGGCAGCGCAACGACCACCCGAGTTTCGTCGCCACCAGCGCGGGCCACGTCTCGGACGGCCCGGCGGCCCGCCGGCACTGGGTGATGGAACTGCCGTAGGCCAGCCACTTCGGCCCTTCCGGCACCGGCGTCAGCTCCCCGTTCACGCGGAACTCGCCGAGCCGGACGTGACTCGACTGCGGCAGCCAGATCCGCACCTGCTTGCGGCCCTCGGGAAGGTCGTCGACGCGGACCTCGCGCGACCGGCGCACCAGCTTGCCGTCGACCACGACGTCCCAGTCGCCTTCGCCGACGACGTCCCACGAGAAGCCGGTGGCGTCGGTTTCGAACTCCAGGCGGACCCCGGCGGGCATGCGGGCGACGGTGTCCAGGCGCGGGTGCAGCGGCCCCGACGGCAGCCGGCGCGGCACGAGCCAGCCGTCTTCGGTGCCGATTTCCGCGTGCCCACGCAGGAAATCCCGGTACTCGGTCACGCGCGCAGCTCGTCGGCCAGGTGGGCGACGGCCTGACGCAGGTCCGCCTCCTCGATCACCAGCGGGGGTGCGAGCCGGATCGTCGAACCGTGGGCGTCCTTCGCGAGCACGCCCCGGCGGAGCAGGCCTTCGCAGACGTCGCGCCCGCTGCGCCCGACGACGTCGACCCCGGCCCAGAGGCCGAGCGTGCGCACCTCGCGGACCGCTGGGAGGTCTTTGAGCAGCTCGGCGAAGATCGTGCCCAGTTCCGCGGCCCGGCGTTGCGGCTCGCCGGTCGCGAGCTTGCGGACCACGGCCGTGCCGACGGCGCAGGCCAGCGGGTTGCCGCCGAAGGTGCTGCCGTGCTGGCCGGGCCGCAGGACGCCGAGGACGTCCCGGCGCGACACCACCGCGGACAGCGGGACCAGGCCGCCGCCGAGCGCCTTGCCCAGCAGGTAGACGTCCGGGACGACGTCGAAGTGCTCGCACGCGAAGGTGCGTCCGGTGCGGCCGAGCCCGGACTGGATCTCGTCGGCGATCAGCAGGACGTCGTGCGTGGTGCAGGCTGCGCGGACGTCGGCGAGGTAGCCGTCCGGCGGCAGCACGACGCCCGCTTCCCCTTGCACGGGCTCGATCAGCACGGCGACCGTGTCTTCCGTGAGGGCGGCGCGCAAGGCTTCGGCGTCGCCGAACGGGACGGTGTCGAAGCCCGGCGTGAACGGGCCGAAGTCCGCGGTGGCGTCCGGATCGTCGGAGAAGCTCACGATCGTGGTGGTGCGGCCGTGGAAGTTGCCGCCCGCCACCACGATCCGCGCACGGCCCGCCGGCACGCCTTTGACCGTGTAGCCCCATTTCCGGGCGACCTTGATCGCCGTCTCCACGGCCTCGGCGCCGGTGTTCATCGGCAGCACGAGGTCCATCCCGGCCAGCTCCGCGAGTTCGGTGCCGAACGTGGCGAGCCGGTCGTGGTGGAACGCGCGGCTGGTCAGCGTCAGCCGGTCGAGCTGCTCGTGGGCCACGGACAGCAGTTCCTCGTCGCCGTGGCCGAAGTTCAGCGCGCTGTACCCGGCGAGCAGGTCGAGGTAGCGCCGGCCGTCGATGTCGGTGACCCAGGCGCCGCGACCTTCGGTCAGCACGACGGGCAGCGGGTGGTAGTTGTGCGCGGTGCTCGCTTCGACGCGGCCGATCTCGTCGGTCGTCGCGCTCATGGGCTCTCTTTCCGGTGCGGGGGCTGGGTTGTACGGCGGCGGCCGCCAGTCTGGCTGAGCTCCGACCGCAGCCCGGTCAGCAGCTCGGCGCGTTCGGTGGCGCGGGTTTCGTCCTTCGCGCGCACGCCGAGCACGAGGGCGTCGGTGAGCACCTGGGACGGCAGGCCTTCGCCGGTGGCGCCGGTCGGGGTGTGCGCGGCGGCCAGGGTGACGTGCACGCGGTCGGCGAACACGGGACCCAGGGAGTCGGAGATCAGCACCGCCCGGGCGCCGACCGCGGCGGCGTGGTCGAGCACGACGTCGATCTCCGCGAGCAGCCGGCTGGGGGAGTAGAGGACGACGACGTCGCCGCGTGCGAGTTCCAGCAGGTCGTCGGCCAGCCGGAAGCCGGTGGCCCCGGTCGCGCGGGCCCGCCGGCCGAGGCGCCGCAGCCGCAGCGCGAGGTAGGCGGCCACGGTCTCCGACGGCCCGATGCCGAAGGCGAGCACCTCCCGGGCCCCGGCGAGCACGTCGACGGCCGTGTCGAACGTCGACGCGCTGGTGAGCCGCAGGGTGTCGGCGAGCCGCCGGGTGGCTTCGGCGAAGACGTGGGTCAGCAGGGATCCTTCGGGCCCGGGCGGGGGTGCCGGGCTGGTGGCCCGGACGACCTGCCGGGTCAGGCTGTGCCGCAGCTCCAGCAGGCCCGTGTAGCCCAGCGACCGCGCGGTCCGCACGACGGTGGCGTCGCTGGTCCCGGTGGCGGCCGCGATCTGCCCGGCGGTGGCGAAGATCGCGTCCGGGCCGTGGTTCCGCAGGTACTCGGCGACTTTCCGCTCGGCGGCGGGCAGCAGCGCCAGCCGCCCGGTGATGCGGTCCTGGAGCGACAGCTCTGTAGTGTCCATATCAGCCGACGGCTCCCTTGTAGGAATGACTACATCGTAGCGTATCCCTCAAGTTGCGCAAGAGTTGTAGTCTTCACTACAAGACGGGTCATCCCCACATCGACCGCAGCGGGTGCACCGTCACGGGGTGGACGTCGACCGGCCGGCCGGCCGCGGCGAGGGTGATGCCCCCGGCGTTGGGCAGGAAGCAGCGGGAGCAGGAGAACCCGCGGCCGCCACGTTTCGCCGTACAACGGCTGGGTGTTCGCCGGCGGCACCTCGGGGTGGTCGGTCTGGATCACGTGGTCGACGTTGACGTGCCCCCAGTCGCCGGGATCACGCCGCGGGAGCCGGCCGGATCAGGGTGCCCAGGGCGTCGCGGGGAGATCAAGGATTGTGCAAAGCGAAGCGCTGCCCCGGAATCGGGCGCGAGTCCATTGTGGAACGTCCGTACGTCGAGGCGATGCCCATAAGCGGGCATGAAGGCATGCTAGCATGCGGGCATGACTCAAGCCGTCAAACGGCAGTTCAGCGTCTACCTGCCGCCCGAGCTCATCAGGCGGGTCAAACACGCGTCCGTCGACGCGGACGAGTCGCTCTCGGCGTTCGTCGAGCACGCGCTCGAGGAGTACCTGCGACGCGGTGAGGAGCGATCGTGATGCGCGTGCTGCCGATCCGCTACAGCGCGGACGTCGAAGCCCTGACGCGGTTCTACCGGGCCCT
This genomic window contains:
- a CDS encoding proline racemase family protein, with protein sequence MITTTDYHTAGEPFRIVTSGVPEIPGTTVLERRAAAQSSPEIDAVRQLLVREPRGHADMYGCFLVPPDDDGAEFGVLFWHKDGYSTACGHGTIALGAWAVRTGRVSAAPDGVTDVVMDVPSGRVTAAVSCVDGVVQRVSFRNVDAYVMGRDVEVPTKRGPVRVDVSYGGAIYASVPAAALGLRVVPEHYAELVAAGREIKWALDATAWATHAGDSRLSGVYATMIYDDFGDTPAGPHQRNITVFADGQADRSSCGSGTSARLALLAADGRLPAGAVLTHDSIIGTTFTGRVVSTAVSGAVATEIEGTAYQTGECSFGLDPADDLGTGFVLR
- the proC gene encoding pyrroline-5-carboxylate reductase encodes the protein MTTTIVGGGNMGEALLAGLLAGGATAEITVVEPAPARAEYLRSRYDVTVTSLAEAVPKAETLLITVKPYHFTALLDELASLVTPGQLIVSAVGGTPTSSIEARLPGEPVVVRSMPNLPVSVGAGTIAISAGRYAGAADLDRVKTLLAPLGRVVAVQESQLDTVTALSGGGPAYFALLAEAMIDAGVLAGLPRPLSAELVLATAAGSGRMLGEPDADPAQLRAAVCSPGGTTITAIQELESSAFRAAVMAAVVAARDRSLEMGR
- a CDS encoding MurR/RpiR family transcriptional regulator, whose translation is MSDDGSEPLADRIGRRIGDLSAAERRVAEYLWKHPGMIVLSTAGELGALSGTSDATVIRTVKALGYSGLPELKRAVGRDVVSDTPAARLRKRVEQAGDDTTSLLDELLAESVDRLTETRRLLSEPAFTAAVELLAGANTVLGYGLGVSELPVRYLATRLQRLGRRARSTSATGFRLADELLTIEAGDVVVLNAPERLLPDMTTLVRHARSSGAGVLLLTDSLGATLDSQVDVTLTATRSPSGLTQEGLSTTLVLDCLLLAIAKKDPSSVSANTELLASLRERLVPGAPRPRRP
- a CDS encoding aldehyde dehydrogenase family protein, which gives rise to MILSVDPASGVELARFTPHSPAEVDAALDAAAGAQARWRTLDVTERVGLLRELARVLRAGKEKYARLITAEMGKPLAEAEAEIEKCAVTCEHYAEHAPAYLADRPVVSNASESKVVYDPLGVVLAVMPWNYPFWQFFRFAAPALAAGNGTILKHAGTVPQCALAIAEVLRDAGAPAGLCATLLVEADAVAGLIADDRIAAVTFTGSTQVGTIIAAQAGAALKKQVLELGGSDPFVVLADADVPAAAATAVRARFVNGGQSCVNAKRFIVEDAVADEFVEAFTTAVAALRIGHPGSPGTDLGPLARENLRATLHDQVERSVAAGAKLLLGGEVVDGPGFFYPPTVLDHVTPGMAAFDEETFGPVAAITRVTDVTEAIALANRTEFGLGAALWTRDLGRAAHLVRELDAGAVFVNGLVASDARLPFGGIKKSGYGRELGAEGIQEFVNTKTVWTGPAAPPAGFPASVLRPAALPAHNRGGGASTVPLVTRAIGARVFLNGTTAFEGGAGIPLHTHNCPESVVILDGEAIAEIDGVEHRLSRWDTTYVDAGTPHRFRNASATEPMRILWTYASVEATRTIVETGVTTRVDAESR
- a CDS encoding isocitrate/isopropylmalate dehydrogenase family protein, coding for MRILVLPGDGIGPEITAATLDVLTAADALLGLDLAFETHDIGLASLAAAGTTLPAEVLTRIPQVDGVLLGPVSHYEYPPRVDGGINPSAELRTVFELFANIRPCRSRAGLSLLRSPMDLVIVRENTEGFYADRNMHAGNGEFMPGPDLALAVRKVSAQASERVAVAAFELARGRRHKVTAVHKANVLKLSDGLFLREVRAVAERYPDVELDELIVDAAAALLIRTPDRFDVVVTTNMFGDILSDEASELSGGLGLAGSVNAGHDLCVGQAQHGSAPDIAGLGVANPTSLVLSAAMLLDWRGRRDGDPGLVKAAELIVAAVDAVLDDPATRTRDLGGALGTAAFAEAVVRTLNKTGVR
- a CDS encoding GDSL-type esterase/lipase family protein, with product MTEYRDFLRGHAEIGTEDGWLVPRRLPSGPLHPRLDTVARMPAGVRLEFETDATGFSWDVVGEGDWDVVVDGKLVRRSREVRVDDLPEGRKQVRIWLPQSSHVRLGEFRVNGELTPVPEGPKWLAYGSSITQCRRAAGPSETWPALVATKLGWSLRCLGFAGECHLDPAVARYIRDTGADVISLCVGVNIHGAATFSPRSLGPALEGFVRTIRDGHPDTPILLTTPLHAPDREDQRNALGLTLADVRAEVAAAAHGLPVLDGPSVFGPDDAHLLVDGLHPGADGYRLLAERLRPHLAALLTGRPS
- the rocD gene encoding ornithine--oxo-acid transaminase; this encodes MSATTDEIGRVEASTAHNYHPLPVVLTEGRGAWVTDIDGRRYLDLLAGYSALNFGHGDEELLSVAHEQLDRLTLTSRAFHHDRLATFGTELAELAGMDLVLPMNTGAEAVETAIKVARKWGYTVKGVPAGRARIVVAGGNFHGRTTTIVSFSDDPDATADFGPFTPGFDTVPFGDAEALRAALTEDTVAVLIEPVQGEAGVVLPPDGYLADVRAACTTHDVLLIADEIQSGLGRTGRTFACEHFDVVPDVYLLGKALGGGLVPLSAVVSRRDVLGVLRPGQHGSTFGGNPLACAVGTAVVRKLATGEPQRRAAELGTIFAELLKDLPAVREVRTLGLWAGVDVVGRSGRDVCEGLLRRGVLAKDAHGSTIRLAPPLVIEEADLRQAVAHLADELRA
- a CDS encoding MurR/RpiR family transcriptional regulator, whose product is MDTTELSLQDRITGRLALLPAAERKVAEYLRNHGPDAIFATAGQIAAATGTSDATVVRTARSLGYTGLLELRHSLTRQVVRATSPAPPPGPEGSLLTHVFAEATRRLADTLRLTSASTFDTAVDVLAGAREVLAFGIGPSETVAAYLALRLRRLGRRARATGATGFRLADDLLELARGDVVVLYSPSRLLAEIDVVLDHAAAVGARAVLISDSLGPVFADRVHVTLAAAHTPTGATGEGLPSQVLTDALVLGVRAKDETRATERAELLTGLRSELSQTGGRRRTTQPPHRKESP
- a CDS encoding CopG family transcriptional regulator; translated protein: MTQAVKRQFSVYLPPELIRRVKHASVDADESLSAFVEHALEEYLRRGEERS